The Equus caballus isolate H_3958 breed thoroughbred chromosome 19, TB-T2T, whole genome shotgun sequence DNA window ACAAAATGTCCAAACTCTTGCTCATTTTCATGTCCTTCACAGCCACCCACTAGGCCTTATGACATCATATCACCTTAACATTATTGGAAGTTCAGTAATATGTATTTGAAGACCTCATGTCAACAACATATTCTAAAAAACTTTATGTATTACTGATTTGTTTATCTCACTaccttaactttttaaaaaaaattcttggaagaTTGATCATTTCCTTCCTATTCTGCcacttctctgtttctctgtatgCCAATTAAATTCTTCAATCTCATCTCCTTCTGAATTAGTGAAGTATTTAAAACTATcctacaacaaacaaacacagctgGAAAGGACCTTTTCAGGCATCATTGACAGTGAGAGGCAGCTATCTTTCTCATTACTCATCATGCACACTAGGCTAAGAGCATCCTCTTATAATTTAGACCAACCTTCACTGTCTTAACTCccttcttattttttccatttatctttatttctctgtgtgaCATGAGAGTTGAATCTTCAAGAAGTGAAAATCACCATGTCCAAATAAAGTGGAATGAAAGACTTTGGTGGCTAGTGGAATTCCTGAGATTACCTCTGTTCACCCAAAGGCAAACCTGCCTCCACTGTGGAGTTAAATGTGATATAAGTCTCCAGGCTGCTCAGCTGTATTATTATCAAAGACATCATACTTGAGTTCTGTTCACAGGAACTACAAAATtttagtgcttaataaatgcattTAGAGAGACACATTGAAGAATATACAGACATGTACAGTGTTTTCTGCTTTAGTTAATTGAGTATGATATAAACACCTGATTAAAGTTCCTTGTGTGTTTTTGAATAAGATGTACAAATAATTTAATGAGTTTATTATGAACTAATACCTTAAGTCATTAAAATAATGGgacaattataattttaaaaaatttgaacacTAATCAACAGATAGCAACATCTAATCTGCATAATTTTGTGACTGTCTTAATGAAAGGATAACAGTTATTAGTATGAGATCTAAACATTTCTCTTTAGCATTTTTGCCAGTGAATCTATGACTTTCCtatttctcaggctgtagatAATTGGATTTAACAAAGGAATGATGACAGTGTAAAATAGAGAGTCCACCATATCTTGATCATCTCTCTGTGCAGATCCAGGGCGCACATACATGAAGAGAAGAGGGCCATAGTATAAAGAGACAGATAAGAGATGGGCTCCACAGGTGGAAAAGGCTTTCCTGATGCCTTGTACAGACTTCCTTTTTAAGATTGTAAAGAGAATAAGTGTATAAGAGAAAAGAACAGTCAGAATGGTGAACACTTGAATTgacccagaaaaaataaatagcatcaGAACATTAATAGAAGGGTCAGTGCAGGAGATCTTAAACAATGGCATGATGTCACAGTAAAAGTGATGTATTATGTTGTAATGACAGAAGGTTAATCTGAATAAAAACCCTACGTGAATTAAGGCATGAAGAAGGCCACCTACAAATGATGAGACTAACAGTTGTATGCATAGTCTATTGGTCATAATCACTGGATAAAGTAAAGGTTTACATATAGCCACACAGCGATCATATGCCATACTTGCCAAGAGAAAACATTCCGTGGTTGCACTGattccaagggaaaaaaattgtatcATGCATTCAGAGAGAGATATCATCTTACTCTTGGCAAAGAAGTTGACCAGCATCTTGGGAGTCACTGTGGATGATATCCAAGCATCCACAAAAGCCAAACTCCCAAGGAATAAGTACATGGGGATGTGGAGTTGAGGGTCACTGCAGATGAGTGCAATCAGAATAAGGTTCCCCACAATAGTGATGAAATATATAAGCAAGAATACCAGGAACAGGGGGATGTGCCACTCTGGTTGATATAGAAGTCCTGTGAGAATAAACTCTGTCAGCAATGTTGCATTCTTAGTGTCCATATCCTTAATAGATGACCCCTGAAATGAAGTATagtcaatataaaaagaaaattcattgaagaattataaaagaaaacttggtgagagtaaatgaaataaaagcatacACTAGGTTGAATGCCcttaattttatttactcttaCTATGATACATGGAAACTATTTGGAGAAATTGTTATATTGGAAAAATCCAATTATTTCACTCAAAAATTATGTGCAGGAATGAACAGAGttagaagaggagaaagacatgCTGACTATGAACAAATTTGTGGGCAAAGTAGTGAATGAGGTAGAGAAATTCTGTGTGTAGGACATGGATGCAGTGTCAAAAGTAAAGACATTAGAAGAGCCTGGATTATAAAATGGGTGGAAAGCCATGTGAAAAATCTTGAATTTGTCATTCAAACATTAGGCAAACACTGAAAACTTTTAAGACAAGGAGTGGCATCATCAGCTATTTTACAAATTACATATTTCGTTGTGTAAACTAGGATGCAGGGAGGGGAAGCCAGTGTCAAGGCTACCATTAGGAAGCTGTTATTATTGTCCAGGGTTGGAAAATCAGATTACACATCAGAATTGTCTGGGGGAGGTTTTGTGCAAAATACAGATTCTGACGTATATCTGTAGAAAATGACTCAGGAGGTTAATAGTGGAAattaataatatacatttataaataaattcattaaaatgcaTGTAAAGTTTTAGTCCATGTGTGGTATCACATTGATAGTGATGAGGATGAcaaaaagatagataaaaataaaccagaatgTAGAATCACTAGGACTTGGTGACATTTTAAATGCAAAGGGGTGATCATGAAGGAGAGAAGAGTCATTTGGTGACTGGGTAGATGGTCATCAAAAATTgagattgaggggctggccccgtggccaagtggttaagttcacacgctctgctgcaggcggcccagtgtttcgttgcttcgaatcctgggggcagacatggcactgctcatcaagccacgttggggtggcgtcccacgtgccacaactagaaggacccacaacgaagaatatacaactatgtactggtgggctttggggagaaaaaggaaaaaaataaaaaaaaaattgagattgaGAACTCAGGTGCATTGGCCAGTTTGTGGTGCGAGCATCTGCTGAATGTCCAGGTGAGATGTACTTAGTAGTATGAGGCTACAAGAGCTTAATAGAAATAATGAATTCTGGTCATTTGGGGTGGCTGAAAGCATAGTTATGCATTTCTGTCCATTGGAGAGGCAGCATATGGTAAAAGGAAGGAGGTCGTGGATAGAAACTTAAAGGAGTTGTATTAATGAGATTTCTAAATAGATATACAAATTTACTAGATGGATAACATCCGACCCTCTTTTAGTCTTGGTGGCAGGCAATAGCTGCCATCCATGCTAGAAGGCAAAAGTTCTAGAATATGACTCTCCTGTCCCCTTGCACCTAGAGTAGGGGACTTGATTTAGGATTAACCACTGAGATCCACCTACACTGGATTTGGAATAGGGGAGAGGGAACCAGGGGTCAAATGAAGACGAAGAGAATTTTGGTTGCAAAGGCAGCCAAGGGAGCAATAACAAGACCCTGGAAAATGCATCCTGCACCCACAACAGTGGCATCGTCAGTGTGAGCTGTGACATTCCAACTGCAGCAGCAATGACAGCAGCTCTTATTGAGCTAGAGCTGGGACATGATTTTGGCTGTTGAATGGCTGGCTTAGCTCTTTGTATTTCTGCCCATTTATCCAGTGGATTTCTCCACCTTCCCTAGCATTTCTATGTTATAACTAATCTCCATTCGATGAGCTCATTTCCTCCTGCAACCAAGAGATTCGACTCGCACAAAAGGAGCCAAAGAAGAGATAGAAAAGGATATGAGCAGAATGCTCAGAAAAGCAGGAGGGAATTAGAAAGCTGAGTGTTGTGGACTTAAAGAGAGGAAAACACTCAGGGACAATGTGAAGTACAGTgctgaaagtaaaataaatgctcTGGTAGGATAAAGAGTATACAGAGATCATTGAGTGTGGAAATGAGACTTTAGTGTGTTTAGTGAGAGCAGTTTCCATTTTGTGATGGAGTTGAGGTCAGAGAATAAGGAGATTTGAATGGGAAACAAGTGACAGTGCAGTAGGAAAATGAATAGAGTTCTCCAAGGTGTGGACAACAGTTGACACCTGTCCACTGCCCGTAGACAGATCTGGAATTTCTTCCTGTTTAACAACGTCATGAAAGTttgcaaaagagaaaggaaggcatTGAGAAGTTAGGGGGGAAAGAAGTGGAATTGGAAATTTGGTGggtcaaaagaaagcaaaaggcgGGAGGAGAAGAAGGTAGGGAACAACAGGCAGAGATGGTCAGTGTAGGAAAGACAAggccaggaagagggagagaggaaggcactgaaaggctgaggaggagaaagggggaggCTCAGGGGGTGGGGTGAATGTTTGCCTTAACTCttgtttttctctaaaagttGTCAACACTGggaatcctttctttttcttttagccaAAATTCCAAGTTTATTTTCCTACAGAATTTGTGTATGaaagtgattttcattttaaattttactttaaaaactttgTGCTGTGCATAAGTATACTGGCACTGCCTGAAAGTTCTTTCCATATTTAATGGTtgctttatctttgtttttactgTCATTAGAACTGTCTTTCTCTGCAAAACTTGATGGTTTTACTTGAGAGCACTTTCTTCTTCACCAGTTTTATTACAAGAATAAAACTGAGCCAAAGACTGAATCCTAATTTAGGCCATTAAAGAACTAACGCCAATAATTGTAGTTGTTAacctatttttatttgaaatgggCTTCCTTCCATGAATCTCAAATCACTAAATAATCAAAACTTCTCAAATTCAATGTGTTGGTACTTATTAAgtcataaaactggaaaaagcatTGGAGGgacattttttgcatttttcttcctctctatatacattacatatatttatattatatataaattactcAATTTTTTGTTAAAAGTGGGTGAAAGGTAGGAAGGTCAATATATTTAAGTGATTTAACTTAAAAGATTAATCACAGAATgtgtttattaaaagaaataaatagtttGAAAAGAATCCTCAGAAAGATTTCTTATGTGGCAAACATTATGACCTGAATCATTAAACCcacttttaaattgtttaatgTTATAGTTTACCCAAACTAGTCTTACGGAGACACTATAATTATCTTAACCAGATAACTAAATACCATTGAAGACTACAATTCAGTCTCAGAGCTATTTTGCTTATCTAGATTTTCCTCACAGTAATAAAACAGTACAGATTATTCActgtttgctttctattttcaATTGGCTATTTTCACATatgtaaatcaaataaaaattattataaatttagcagtatttttaactttctatgaaaaatgttaaattttatagaAATCATTTTCTCTTACCAATACCTGTTAGAAACTGTGGAGATCCTTTCAATACACTAGTTGTGCAAGagcagaaaaatatacaaaagcagagaaatgacAATAACATATGTAGCATTTCTTTCCACACTGATTCATTTGGAAGCTTCATTTCCCAAGCTCAGGAAAATATggtttatattaatttttttttaacaggagtCATCCAATTATACAACTGTGTAACCTTTGTGCCAGAAAGGGAAGAAGTAAAGAACTAAAATTCCCCTGATAGCACCCAAGGATCCCCTTTAGGACAAAGCTAAGCTGTTCTTCTGGGCATCATGTATTTGGACAAGCGTGAGGAGTCCAGGTTGCCCCACAGGGCATTACAGACTCTGCAATCATAAACATCAAGCCGTTGTAGACAATGCTAGTTTTAACACTTGGAATTGCACTTTATGCCACTATTTTCCACCACAAATAACACTTCTGACATGTTTATGTAAACTCcagtttatttataaattttgatgCTCTGAATTCTTAGATTAGTATGGTCTTGTCTGAGCTAATCCTGCATGATTTTAATGAGGCCAGAGTTCTAGATTCCCTTCAGGAGCCAACCCCAAGAATGTTGTCCTCCTCACGCAAACCGCAGCTCACATCCAGCCCTGGGCATAACTCCCCACTTTAAGCTGAAATCTGATGAGAAATCTTAGGCAAAGGTCAAGGGAGGAGCAAAGGAAAAGCAGAGCAAAGGACCACAGTGAGAGGAGGCCCAGATCAGAGCTTCCCAAACTTTCATGCCTgtgaatcacctggagatcttttctttttttcttctccccaaaggcccccagtgcatagttgtatatgttcTAGTTATATGGCCTAGTTTGCTATGtagggtgccgcctcagcatggcttgatgagtggcactagatccttgcccaggatctgaactggcgaaaccccgggccacctatgcagagcacatgaatttaaccacttggccatgtggctggcccctggagatcttgttaaaatgcagattctctttcacaggtctgggtggggcctgaggttcttcatttctaacaagctgaTGCCTGTGGACACATGGTATCCACAGGGCCTTCTTCATTGGAGGACCTAGATTATCAGACAGCTAGATAACTGGAGAAGCCTGATGTAGTCAGTGGAGCTGGCATGccaagagagaagcaggaggaacCAGATGGGGCCAGGGAGACCAGCCTGGGTGGGATCACATGGGGTCAAGATGCCAGGTCAGGGCCTTTGTTCTTTACTCCAAATTAGAGAGAAGCTGCTAAGGGATTTTGAACATGATGGTAATGTGTTCAGATTTGCCTTTAAGCATTAACAGAGAGGTTGACAACAAACATTCATTCAGAAAACTAATTACATTCATTATGTCAAAATAGTATAATATGAAAagtgacatttttatttgatatcTTAAGTGCAACAAAATGTTTATCATTCACTTGGGATGTCATTGGCAGGTAGGGGGAAAAGCAAAGGGCATAGATTTTGGTAGACTCATTAATCAATTATCTTGTGTTCCTAGAATTTTGCTAGTGAaagccaaaaagaggaagaaaaaacaacatAGATAAAAGAGAAGTCACTGTGAAAACCTCAGCAGATGAGTGGAGTAAGTGGTGTGATGTGCAGAGGTAGCTTCAACATAACCTAAACTTGACTCTAATTTACTGCCCCATTCAATTCTGTGTCATTATCTCCTAActcatttgtttccctttctATGAGTACAGAGGTCTGTATTGCTGCTTATAGCATGAgcagtcttttcaattttaatcattttaataggTGGGTTGTGATATCTCATTTGCATTCCCCAATGATGAATTATATTGAGGATATTTTTGTGTCCCTgtttgacatctgtatatcttgtttaGTGAAGTGTCTTTACAAatcttctgtgtattttttaaattgagtatatatttccttattattgagttttgagaattttccataTATCCTGGATACAAGGCTTtcatcagatacatgatttgcaaacattttctcaatGATCTtgatcttcttttcctctcacaAGATATCATACTCATCCATTATGCTGACTGGACCTAGTGAGCAACTACCACAGACTTATCAGTAGACATTTACATGCCAGAAGGTGAGAAATAAATCCAGCAAAAATCTGAGGCCCATTGATctcagtgaaatttctagggGTCCAGTGATGTGAGTCATATGGAGACATCACTTCTAAGGTGAAGGACAAGTTGTTGCATCTAGCCCCTCTTGCAACCCAGAAAGACAAAATGTCTTGTGGCCCCTTTGGTTTTTGGAAGCAGCATCATCCTCATTTGGGTGTATTACTCCAACTTATTAAATGTCTGAATAGAACAGCTGCTAGACTTGAGTGTGGCTCAATATAGGAGAAGGATTTGCCAAAGGTCTAAGCTATTGTGCAAGCTTCACTGCAACTTGAGCCATAGGATCCAGCAGAAAAAATGGTGCTCAAAGTGGTTTCGGCTGATAGGGATGCTGTTTGGAGCCTTTGGCAGGCCTCTATAGGTCAATCACAGACAAGACCCTTAGGTTTTGAAAAAACTGCTCTATGTTTGAGAAACAGCTGTTGGCCTGCTACTGGACCTTAGTAGAGACTGAATGCTTAATCTCAGGCCACCAATTTCCCATTTGACCAGAGGTGCTTTTCATGAAGTGGGTGTTATCTGACCTATCAAGCCATAAAGTTGGGAGTGCACAACCACACCATCATCAAATGGAAGTAGTATATACACACTCTAGCCTGAACAGGGGAAGAAGCCACCAGTAAGTTACATGAAGAAGTGGCCTAAATGCCCATGGTCCCCACACCTGTTCTACTGGCTTCTCTATCCCAGCCTGCACTTATGACCTCATGGGGGTTCTAGATAATCCATACACAGAGGAAGAGATGACCTGGGCCTGGTTTACCAATGGTTCTGCAGGAAATGCAGACATTTGAAAGTGGACAATTATAGCATTACTACCAGTCTCTGGGACATACCAGAAGGATAGTGGTGAAGGAAAAATCTCCCCAATGGGCAGAACTTTGAGCAGTGCATGTGTTTGTTCACTTGCCGAGAAGGATAAATGACCAGATGTGTAATTATGTAATGGTTCATGAGCTTTGGCCAAGGATTTGCCTAGAAGGTCAGGGAATTAGAAGCAATATTACTGGAAAATTGATGATAAGGAAATTTGTAGAAGAGGTATGGGGAGAGATCCCCCTAATTGGGCAAAAAACATGAGATATTTGTGTCCCATGT harbors:
- the OR5H8 gene encoding olfactory receptor family 5 subfamily H member 8, translating into MDTKNATLLTEFILTGLLYQPEWHIPLFLVFLLIYFITIVGNLILIALICSDPQLHIPMYLFLGSLAFVDAWISSTVTPKMLVNFFAKSKMISLSECMIQFFSLGISATTECFLLASMAYDRCVAICKPLLYPVIMTNRLCIQLLVSSFVGGLLHALIHVGFLFRLTFCHYNIIHHFYCDIMPLFKISCTDPSINVLMLFIFSGSIQVFTILTVLFSYTLILFTILKRKSVQGIRKAFSTCGAHLLSVSLYYGPLLFMYVRPGSAQRDDQDMVDSLFYTVIIPLLNPIIYSLRNRKVIDSLAKMLKRNV